The Macaca nemestrina isolate mMacNem1 chromosome 1, mMacNem.hap1, whole genome shotgun sequence genome contains the following window.
GGGCGGCCGGCCTGAGCGGCGCTGGACGTCCAGATGCGCCGCGTTGCTCAGGGCGTGGACCCCTGCGTCCGTGCGGCTGGAGATGGTGAACCTGACCGGCACCACGGAATTCAGCCGCTCGGCGGCCTCCTGCAGGACCGAGCCGCGGGGCGAGCGGGCGGGTGGGCGAGGCCGGACCCTGGGGACGCGCGGGCGGGGGCTCCCCCTTATCCCCCACCGGGCGTCCCGGGACCGGCCGAGCTCACCTCCAGGTAGTTCTGGACCCCGACGGCGCGCTGAGTGCCCCTGACGGCCGCGACCCCGCTGCGGGCAGAGGCGGGCGGAGGTTACCGGGGGCGCCCTGCCCTGGGGTCTCGGCCGCCCTGTGAGGCCAGAGCCGCTTCCGCCCCCGAACGTTTGCAAACCGCGTCCGGAGACATCCGCTTGCCCGCCTGCGCCCTCCTTCCCGCCTCCGCCCGGGCCACGTGGCGCCCGTCGCTGCGCCCGGGAAACTTACTTAAAGTCGGTGCCCACGTACTGGAAGTACACAAGGTAGCGCGCGCGCACCGAGCCTGCGGCCTGCACCGAACCCATAGCCGAGTCCAGCCGGCGGCGGGGGAGGCGGCCTCCAGCTCCGGGGTTCTGCGCGCGCGCACGCAGCCTGGTCACGCCCCCGTCCCCCCCGGACGCTCTTGCGCCTGCGCAGTCGCCCCGCCCCGCAACGCGCCACGGCGGCCTGGGGCGGGGAGCGGAGGCGGGGTCGGGCTTAGGGAGCGGTTGCAAAGTGCCGGCCCTACGCCGAGCGCAGGGGCTCTACCTCTACCGCGGCGCCCCGGAAGGCGCGCCCGCAACTACGCGGTGACCCCGCGCTCCCGCGGGCGTGCATTCGTTCACTCGTTCATTCATTCGCCGCCTCCCACACTCCCCGAGGGTGCCCGTTCGCCGCGTTGCGGCCAAGTCCTCCCAGACGTGGTTTTCGCAAACGCCCTGACTTGCGCAACGGCCGGGATGGCTGGAGCGGGCGGGGCCCGCGCCCTCCCCGCGCCCTCCCCGCGCCCCACGTTTTCACCGACCGTCCCCGAAGTCTGCCGTGGCGGGCCCCGCCTCACTTCCGGACCGGGGTGGTCCCTGGACGCTGCGAGGGGCGTTTGGCGACGCTCCCCGGCGGTGACAGCGGGCGGCGCGCGCGGGCGGTGGACTTTGGCGACTCTCCCCGGCGGTGACAGCGGGCGGCGCGCGCGGGCGGCGGACTTTGGCGACGCTCCCCGGCGGTGAcaggcggggcggggcgcggcgCGGCGGCCTCATTCCGGGGCGGGCGGGCGCCGAGGCGGCGCGGGCGGGACGAGCGGTCCGGGCCGGCGCGGCTGCCGCTCGGCGCCGCGGTCCTCGTGCCAGTGAGCGCCGCGGCCGCCGCAGCCATGACCGTGGAGTTCGAGGAGTGCGTCAAGGACTCCCCGCGCTTCAGGTGCGCCGCCCGGGGCCGCCGGGGTGGGCGCGGGCCGGGGGCGTCGCTGCCGCCTTTGTGCCCGACGGCGAGGTGGGGAGGTCAGCGCCGGGCCCGGCCGGGCCGCGGCCGCCGGGGAGGAGCTGGAGGACCAACCTCGGACAAAGCGGCGACCCCGCCCCGCCATGCCCCGGGGGCTGGAACAAAGGACGCCCCTGCCCTGTGCGGCCGCCCCCCGGCGGAGGGCGTGCGCGTGGGCAGCCGTGGGCACCTCGGGACCGTCCGCCCCCGCTTTGTGTCTGCACCTCCACGGGGCTGAGCCCCTCCCGGGCCCTGCGGTCCAGCTTTGGCCAGGGTCGTCTGGGTCTGTGGGGGCGTCGGCCCCTGGTCTCTGCCTCGATCCTGTGTCCAGAGCAGTGCGTGGGGGACAGGCAACTGGAGCCGCGTTTAAGGCCTGGGGCAGGGTGCTTGGGAGCGTGAAGTGGTTTGAATGACCCGCTGGCTTAGAGGGTGGCGGCCGAAAAGAGCGGCGGGGAAGGTCAGGTAGGGGATAGGGGTTGTGTGCACCCCGAGTCTGCGTGTTTTCCGTCATTCCTGGCGTGCAGGCGTGCACACCTGCGTGAACCACATGTTCACAGACGTGTGCACAAGTGTGCATCGGCCTCGCATGGTGGATATTTGGCAAACGACAATGGAGGCAAAGAAACCAGAGTGTGCACCTGCGTGAGGCCCCCTCCTCTTCCAGTGCTTGTGCGGGGTGCACCCTTGTGAAATCTGCCTCTCTGCGCGCCTCCCTCGGGGCACCAGGCCTTGCACAGCACGTGTGGATGAGCTGTGCCACGGGGCTGTGCTTGCTTCTGCATGTAGCCTGCCGATGAGTGCGTGCAAGCATGTGCACACGCCACCTCTCCGTGCCGGTTCACGTACTGTGTTAGCCATGTCACCAACAGACAGATCAGCTTGTACACGCATGTTCCCCCATTGGGTACACATGTTGATGTGTGCCTGTGCAGTCCTTGGACACACATGTATGTGTGGTGCCAGTGTGTGCAGGTATGTTCATGCATGAACGTGTTTGCACATGTGTGCTTggtcgtgtgtgtgtgcgcgcgcgtgctgGGTCTCTCGGGATCTGCTGGCAAGTCAGCCTGTGTAGGGGGGCACGGGGAGCCTCAGCATCCTTAGAGCTCTCACCAGAAGGCCTCAGGAGACTTGGAGTGGGAGGCTCAGGGCCAACCAGGAGAGTGGCCCCCCGGCCCTGGGCAGAGGAACTGGGGCCATCCTCTGCTCTCCCATCTTCCGTTGCTGACCTGGGAAAAGGGGTTGAATAACTCAGGCACTCTACAATCCTGCGTTGGGGACCCGGGCTGTGGGGAGGCGTGGGCATGGCCTCCCTGCTGGGGGCTGGGCCCTGGCTGAAGCCCCTACTTTCTCCCTGGCCCCTCCCTCAGAAACCTAATGGACCTCCTCCATGCAGACCGCCCTGTGCTAGCCCTTGCCCAGTCGTGGGGGGGTGCTGGAACCCACTCACCTCTGAGCCTTCCCTTGTAACCGGTTCTCACGGGAGCCGGTTACAGGAGCCAGTTATGGGGGCTGTGGGGCTGCAGTAGGTGCCGTAGGGCGGCGGCCCGGCCTTTTGCCGCAGGGGCTGCCCTGGGAAAGTGCCTAACCCCCGTGGGGCATGGACTGGAGTGGAGAGGTGAGAATGGCCTGGCCCAGTTGGTTTCAGGGTTATGCTGTGATTTAACTGGGGTTTGAGGGACTCCCAGAGGCTGTCCTGGGGGCGGGCCCTCAGGGTGTGACTTGAGTTTCCTGGCCTACCGCCAGGCTGAGGGCCAGGCAAGGTGGGCGAGAAGATGTGGTCTGTAATGTGGAACCTGGTCGCCCCAACCCTGGAAAGGGAGACCCTGCCTGCACCTTCCTGGTCTGGGAGGGCCTAGTGGCAGCCTGGGTGCGGTGGGCAGGGGGCCAGGGGAGCCTGTGGAGGGAACCGCCTGGCCTCTGTTCGGCGGGCGCTGAGTCACGGCTTTGGTTGGGGGGCAGCCACaccctcctccccatcctccGAGCTGCTGAGGAAAATCTGGGCTGAGCGCAGCAGAAGAGGCCTAGGTCCACTGGGGCGGAGGAGGGTAGAGCTGAGGGGCTCCCAGCAGCAGAAACTGCAGCTCTCGGGGCCTCTGCCAGTGCCCACCCTGTCCCCATGAGCACGTCCGTGAGCTGCGGGGTGCAGCCACCCCCCCTTGCTGGCTCTCCAGGGACACGGGTGCCCCAAGCCCAAGGGCGGCAGCTCTGGGTGCAGCTGTCTCTGCATCCGGCCCTGCCCAGGGGTGGCTGCAACTTCTGGGGCGTGGTTCTCTCTGCTGCCTTCTCCTGGGCGGATGGTTCCTTCTGTGTTCTGGGATCCTCCAGCTGAGGTAGAGATCAGGGTCCAGGGACTGTGGGCTGGGTGCGTGGACACCACAGTGAGGTTCCCTCCATTGCCCCTGCTTCGGGATTCAGAGTCCTCTTAGCCTCTTGGGAACAGGTGAGGGCTGCTCAGAGAGGACCTGGTGTCCTGCTGTGGTGACTGGGACCATTCAAGGTCCTTCCCCGGGGGGCGCCTGCGGCCCCAGCTCCTAATTGAGGACACGCCCCTGGAAACCACAGGCCCCTCCCCTGAGGCCCGGGACACGCGTCAGGCTAGCAAGGGATGAGGGACCATGGGCCCCGATGGCCTCTGCTGCCGGACCCCTGCCCTAGACCTGTCCCTGGAGTCCTGGCCCCAGCCCAGGCCCTGTGGTGCCCAATCCCCGGGAGGCCAGATGGCCCGGCCGGCCAGTGAGCCGATTGTGTGGCGTGCGGGGCTGCCGGGATCCTGGCCCTGTTTCCCTTTTCCTGCTCCCGGAGGGGGTGGTCACGTGCCCGACCCATCTGCCTCCCGTCTTCCGGGGATTCTCCCGCCGAGGCTGCTCCGGTGATGTCATGCCTTAACTCTTCTCTCCCCAGGCAGCCCTACTCGCAGGCTGTCCTGGTGGGAGTGGGCTCTGAGGAGGAGAGCCCACCCGTCTTCCCAGCGGACCGTGCCGCTTGCGGCTGTGAGGTTGGGGGAGCCAGGGGCATCTCTCCCCAGCTGGTCTGGGTCCTGGTGCTGCCCCCCCGCCGTCCCACAGTGCACGGGTGCCAGACCTGGGTGGGCTGCAGTAGTGCAGAGGGGTGAGGAGCAGGCGCCGCAGGGTTGAGGGGGCTCCAGAGGGGTCCAGGGCCGACTCTGAAATCCTAGAGGAGTGGCCGGTGAGGCTGGCCGAGCCCTTGGTGGGCACTGTCCCTGAGGGACTCCCGGCAGCCGCTGTCCTGGGAGAGGCTGGTCCAACCTTCTTCCTTGAGGGCACAGCAGCGGGAGTCACAGCCGATTCTGCCTCTCCCTGCCTGGGTGGGGGGTGGCGAGGGGAAGTGCGCTGAACCTGGTCCCAGTCCTGTCCGTGTAGCAGGCAGGCGTCTGTCTCCCAGCCCGTTTTCTGAAAGGGCCTTCCCGGGGTGGAGCCCCTCAGGGAGGTGCAAGGGGAGGCGAAGCCCCGAGGGGGCCGAGGCTGCAGGTGACCCTAGCCAGCCCCGTTCTTGCTTTAGGGCAACCATTGACGAGGTGGAGACGGACGTGGTGGAGATTGAGGCCAAACTGGACAAGGTGAAGGGCGGGCCTGGAGCGCCCGGTGCCCGGCCAGGCTTGGGGATGGCTGCATGGCCGAACTCACCCTCTGGGCCTCACTAAGCCACTTACACCCCCCATATGCAGAGCTCCCATGTGGTGCTCCAGGTCCTGGTCCCTGTGTCTTAGCACGTGTGTTCCAGGGTGCACATGTCACACGCACACATGTGGCCGGCCCTGAGTCTCGTCCCATCTGGGAGGGGCCGGGCTGTGGTGAGTCCCCGACCCATGGTGGCCGCCTGTCCCCTCTGCTGGGCTGGTGACATGGGGACAGCTGCTGTGTAGGCCGAGCCTtggtgtggctggggctggggtggagAAAGGGGAGGGGGCAACAGGCCGTGGAGCTGGGAGCCGCAGCAGGGAGTCGAGTCCACAAGCCCCACATGGGCTGGTCCTGCTGGCCTTGGGTCCCCTGCCTGGCTCCTGGTCCCTCCCAGCCGCGAGGCCATGGCggccccaccctcccctcccagACCGGCCTCCAAgccccaggcaggcccaggcACAAGGAACCTGCACCGGGGCCCTGAGTCCTGGTTGCCAACACCCTCAGTGGAACCTACCCTGGAAGCTCTTCCTGCCTCAGAGGCTGTGCGTGGTAGCGAGTGCAGGCACCAGTGCCCGCCGTGCTCACCACGCCTGCCGGCCCGCAGCTGGTGAAGCTGTGCAGTGGCATGGTGGAAGCTGGTAAGGCCTACGTCAGCACCAGCAGGCTGTTCGTGAGCGGCGTCCGTGACCTGTCCCAGCAATGCCAGGGCGACACCGTCATCTCGGTGAGGGGCGAACTGACCTCTGACCTCAAggtggggtagggggagaggCCGAGGGAGGCAGCCCCTCAAGGGCATCCAGGCCAGGAGCAGGCCGGTGTCTCTACCGCCCAGGGGGCTCAGAGGGCGTGACTGGGTGACCTGGGCCTGGATTTGCCGTCTCAGCACGGCTCCCCATCTGCCCCTCTAGGAATGTTTGCAGAGGTTCGCTGACAGCCTGCAGGAGGTGGTGAACTACCACATGGTGAGCCTGGCCTCCCTGCCACCCGCGGGCCGCGCGCAGCCTGGAACCGAGCTCTGCTGGTCACCGGAAGACCAGCATGGGGCGGGGGGGCACGTTTCTGCTCCTCCCGTCTGGTGGGGGGGCATCCCACGTCTTCAAGTCACTGTGGGTTGGGGGACAGCCCTGGGGGCTCTGCCGTGTCCCAGGGAAGGGCTACACCAGACCCTGGGGGAGGGGTGGTTTATCCAGGGCTCTCATTCCAGGCTGGCCTGGCTGCCATTTGGGTCTGGGTGGCCCCAGGGGCCCTGGCACTGACGTGGATGGACACACAGGACAGGCACCCATGAGATGTGGGGCCGCAGCCTGGGAACCTGAGCCACAGACTGAACAGGGGAGGTTCCGACGTAGACCAGGCAGGACGGCTCAGGCGTCCCTTTGCTCCTGGTTATGCCCGGTCCTTCTGCACCTGATTCAGAGCCCAGGCTCCGGCTCCCCAGGCCCAGCTCTAGGGTGCTCCCGGCTCTGACCGAGTGCTCCCTGCTGCAGGGATGGGCACCCCAGGGTGGCCACCCAGGGCCAGGAGGCAGTGGGGCTCAGGCTGTGTCCTTGGTGCCCGCCTGATGAAGGGACCATCCGAGGCAGCCTTGGCCTCTGTCAAGGGCTGGGTGGGACAGAGGGGCAGGGGTCACAGCCGCCACCTGTGGGTGCCAACTCAGGCCTGGGGGCTGCTCCCCTGACCCCCTTGAGGCCAGCCCTGCAGGGTGGGACCCGCCCCTGTGTCTGGGCCTGGGGGCAGTGCCCTCTGCTGGTGAAGACGGGGCCTTCCGTCTGGGGCTTTTTTGGGACAGACCCCAAGGGTCTCTGCCCCCTTCTGCCCCCAGATCCTGTTTGACCAGGCCCAGAGGTCCGTGCGGCAGCAGCTCCACAACTTTGTCAAAGAGTGAGTGGCCCCCAGGCCCAGGTATCCCAGGGCTGGGGGAAGAACACGGAGGCCACGCTCCCGCTCTTGGAGGGGAAGAGGGtctggggcagagcaggggcacCTTGGCCCCAGGCCTCCAGGCCGTGAGCGACTCCACAAGGCAGAAGGCTCAGAGGCAGACAGCCGAGTGGAGCTCAGTGGGGTTCCACACCCTGCATGTGTTGGGGGCGTGTCCAGCCCCCCACCAGTGGAGAGGTGCAGGCCACATTGGGCTTGCGTGTCTGGAGTCTGGGGCATGGTGGGGGTCTGGGCAGATCCTGATAGTGAGGTGGGGAGGCCTGGAGCAGATGGGAGGAGGCAGCAGGGGTGTGGGGGGCCTGGGATAGGCCAGTGAGGAAGGAGGCTGTGCCCAGGAGCAGAGAAAGGGCctggagtggaggagggtgaggTCCTGGAGTGGAGGAGAGTGGGGGCctggagtggaggagggtgaggactgggcacggtggctcacacctgtaatctcagtatttgggagactgagtccagaggatgccaggagtttgagaccaggctgggcaacataatgaggcctccatctctacaaaaaaaaaaaaaaaaaaaagaaaaaatatatattaggggggcatggtggcacgcgcctgtggtcccagctactcaggaggatgaggtgggaggatcagttaagttcaggaggcggaggcagcagtgagccatgattgtgccactgcactccagcctccagcctgggcaacagagagagaccctgtctcaaacaaacaaacaaaaccaggccaggcgcagtggctcacgcctgtaatcccagcactttgggaggccggggcgggcggatcacctgaggtcgggagtttgagaccagcctgaccaacctggagaaaccccttctctactaaaaatacaaaattaatcaggcatggtggcacacgcctgtaatcccagacgctagggaaactgaggcaggagaattgcttgaacccgggaggcagaggttgcagtgagccaagatagcaccattgcactccagcctgggtgacaagagcgaaactccatctccaaaaacaaaaaacacaatgatGTGGGAGACTCCAGGATCCAGCAGGTGCCCTCCCTAACCTCTGGGTGCCCTCCCTGACCCTACCTGGCACTTGGCCTGCAGGGATGTGCGGAAGTTCAAGGAGACAAAGAAGCAGTTTGACAAGGTGCGGGAGGACCTGGAGCTGTCCCTGGTGAGGAACGCCCAGGCCCCAAGGCACCGGCCCCACGAGGTGGAGGAAGCCACCGGGGCCCTCACCCTCACCAGGAAGTGCTTCCGCCACCTGGCACTGGACTACGTGCTCCAGGTCAGCCCCGGAAATGGGGTGGGGGACGGGGACCAGCTGTAGCGAATGGAGGTCTCAAAGGCCTTGTACAGAACTGGAGAGATTTTGAGCAAGAGTGTCAATTCCTGCTTCACCCATGGGTGGGACCTCCAGACATGGGGAAGGACTCCAGGACcatgggaggatgaggctggccCAGTGCTGGGAGCTGAAGACGACCTGGGGGTCTCAGGGAACCACAAGCAGCTCAGGTGGACTCTATGGCAGGTGCAGGGCTTggggctgcctcagcctccagggctcaCCTGTGGGCTCCCCCTCTGGCAGATCAATGTCCTGCAGGCCAAGAAGAAGTTTGAGATCCTGGACTCTGTGAGTGCGTGGGGGCTGCCCATGAGCACAGGCTGCATGGCGGGGGCTGGACCGGGTGTGCTTGGGCCTCACCTGTGCTGCCCCCGCAGATGCTGTCCTTCATGCATGCCCAGTCCAGCTTCTTCCAGCAGGGCTACAGCCTCCTGCACCAGCTCGACCCCTACATGAAAAAGCTGGCGGCCGAGGTGAGCCTTTGGGAGGGGTGGGGCCAAGGCAGGCCTCCGTGGCCTTCCCTAATGCCAACCCCAACAGCTGGACCAGCTGGTGATCGACTCTGCGGTGGAAAAGCGTGAGATGGAGCGAAAGCATGCCGCCATCCAGCAGCGGGTGAGGCCACGCAGCCGGCTCCCTCCTCACCCCACGCCCGGCACACCCTCCCcgccccttcctccctgcctgtcCCCCACCTGCCCTGCCCAGGCGCCCTGCGTCCTCACCCCACGCCCGGCACACCCTCCCcgccccttcctccctgcctgtcCCCCACCTGCCCTGCCCACACCTTCTCTAGGGGTCCGAGGCTGCTGCCCTTTGATGCGTGCAGTGGAGGGGCACGTGTGGGTGGGGCCGCTGCTGGGATCTCCTTCCTCTGCGGCCGTGGTCACCTCTGCGGCCTCAGTCACTGGCTCCCTGCGGGGCCTCTGCTTGCCTGTGGGACAGCAGCCCCGGCCACCACCCAGAGCAGATGTTGGCTGCAGGCAGGAGTGGCTATTTTGGGATAGGGGAGAGCCCCCAGGAGTTGGGGATGGGTCCGCCAGTCACCAGGAGTTGGGGGCAGCTGTCACTCACTGGCTCTCTCCCCCGCATCCCTCCTGCTCCGGCCCTTCAGACGCTGCTGCAGGTGAGTGAGCACTGCCCCGGGGGGGCTGTGGGTCGGGGGAGACCAGATGGGGTGGTGCCTTTCCCTCCCCTACCCCGAGGGCACTTCAGCACCAAGGACACCTCCCACCGGTCTCAGGGCTCCTGCTGCTGTTGCAGCTGTGAGAAGGGCTGGCTCCGGCCAGACCCCCACATCCCCCGTGGGAGTGGCGGCAGCTGTCCCTTCCCGCCCCACGTGGCCTAGGGAGCAGGTGGCCGCGCCTCCCCTCTGCTGCCCTGGCCTGCCAGACGGCAGGACACACAGGGCCTTCAGTGGCTCCCAGGCCTCCTGAATGGGGCTCTGTCCGCTCAGCTGGCCACATGAATGGAGCACTCAGGATGCAGAGGGTGGGGGGGCAGCTTCCTTCCTGATCGCAGCCTGCTTGtccctgcagggctggggtggggctggcACTCTCGGGCCCCCAGCTGTGAACATGAGGGGTCTGCCCCACGAGTTTCAGGGCTGGGGGCCTTGCTCCAGTCAAGAAGTggctatgggccgggcgcggtggctcacgcctgtaatcccagcactttgggaggctgagcgggcggatcatgaggtcaggagatcgagaacatcctggctaacacggtgaaaccccgtctctactaaaaaatacaaaaaaattagccgggcgtggtggtggcgcctgtggtcccagcttctagggaggctgaggcaggagaatggcgggaacccgggaggtggcggagcttgcagtgagcagagattgcgccactgcactctagcctgggcgacagagcgagactctgtctcagaaaaaaaaaaaagaagtggctgTGGTGAACAGAGGGTCTCCCGTATGAGCGTGTGGCCCGTGGGCCATGTGGCAGCCTCAAACAAGGACCTCACCCAGCCAGTGCTCTGGGAAAGCACAGAGGGTAGCAGGGCTCCCTGGGGCGGGCACTCAGGGGGCGGGTTCCATCCCCCCAGGACTTCTCCTACGATGAGTCGAAAGTGGAGTTTGATGTGGATGCACCCAGTGGGGTGGTGATGGAGGGTTACCTCTTCAAGAGGGCCAGCAACGCTTTCAAGACGTGGAACCGGTGAGGGCCCTTCCTCAGGCGGGGGCAGGGGTCACAGCGGCCCTGGGATGGGCACCGTCTGACTCCCCACATCCCCCCACCCGCCTAGGCGCTGGTTCTCCATTCAGAACAGCCAGCTAGTCTACCAGAAGAAGCTCAAGGTGTGCCCTGGGCCTGGGACTGGGGCCCTGATGGCTGGATGCCCCACCTGGGCCACAGGGCAGACTGGTCAGTTGGGGTTGGCATGGGGCTGGGGCACTAGTGGACACCGGAGCCTGAACGGTCAGGGAGCAGAGAGCTGGACACGGGGCTTGGGACTCGGGCAGTCAGCCTCTGGGTCTCTAAGGTGAAGCAGGAAGTGGGTGGTCGGGGCTGGGTGGCGGCTGAGGGCAGGGGCCACAGCAGTGCCGCCCACAGGACGCCCTCACCGTGGTGGTGGATGACCTCCGCCTGTGCTCTGTGAAGCCATGTGAGGACATCGAGCGGAGGTTCTGCTTCGAGGTGGTGTCACCCACCAAGTGAGGAGGTCCAGCCCAGGGTGAGGCGGGGGGCGTAGCTGCCCACCGGAGCTGACGCCCGCCCCCTCCGCCACCCACAGGAGCTGCATGCTGCAGGCCGACTCCGAGAAGCTGCGGCAGGCCTGGGTCCAGGCTGTGCAGGCCAGCATCGCCTCCGCCTACCGCGAGAGCCCTGACAGCTGCTATAGCGAGGTGTGGCCCTTGGTGCCCCTGCCCCACGCCTGTGCACACACCTGTTTGTGGCTCCTGCAAGCTGGGTGTTTGCTGTGGGTGCACTGGCACACTGGCTTGTGcagtgtgggtgtgcatgtgtgtgcaggtgGCATCTGCCCACATGAGGGTGTGCACGCATACATGCTTGTGCAGGTGTGTGCTCGAGGGGCCCTGGCCTGCACCTGCACTTCCggctggggaggaggggaccTGCTGGGGAAACCACGCTAGAGCCCCTGCGGGACTGAGcagccccaccccatcccccagaGGCTGGACCGCACAGCATCCCCGTCCACGAGCAGCATCGACTCTGCCACCGACCCTCGGGAGCGTGGCGTGAAGGGCGAGAGTGTGCTGCAGCGTGTGCAGAGCGTGGCCGGCAACAGCCAGTGCGGCGATTGTGGCCAGTCGGACCCCCGCTGGGCCAGCATCAACCTGGGCGTGCTGCTCTGCATCGAGTGCTCTGGCATCCACAGGTGGGCCCCTGAGGGGATTGGGGTTGGGCCGGAGCTAGGGGCCTTGCCTCACCCAGACtcacccctgcctctgccctccaggagcCTGGGTGTCCACTGCTCCAAAGTCCGGTCGCTGACGCTGGACTCGTGGGAGCCAGAGCTGCTAAAGGTGTGTGTGGGACTCC
Protein-coding sequences here:
- the LOC105498312 gene encoding arf-GAP with coiled-coil, ANK repeat and PH domain-containing protein 3 isoform X4 — encoded protein: MVEAGKAYVSTSRLFVSGVRDLSQQCQGDTVISECLQRFADSLQEVVNYHMILFDQAQRSVRQQLHNFVKEDVRKFKETKKQFDKVREDLELSLVRNAQAPRHRPHEVEEATGALTLTRKCFRHLALDYVLQINVLQAKKKFEILDSMLSFMHAQSSFFQQGYSLLHQLDPYMKKLAAELDQLVIDSAVEKREMERKHAAIQQRTLLQDFSYDESKVEFDVDAPSGVVMEGYLFKRASNAFKTWNRRWFSIQNSQLVYQKKLKDALTVVVDDLRLCSVKPCEDIERRFCFEVVSPTKSCMLQADSEKLRQAWVQAVQASIASAYRESPDSCYSERLDRTASPSTSSIDSATDPRERGVKGESVLQRVQSVAGNSQCGDCGQSDPRWASINLGVLLCIECSGIHRSLGVHCSKVRSLTLDSWEPELLKLMCELGNRAVNQIYEAQCEGPGSRKPTASSPRQDKEAWIKDKYVEKKFLRKAPMAPALEAPRRWRAQKCPRPHSSPRVPTARRKVRLEPVLPCVAALSSVGTLDRKFRRDSLFCPDELDSLFSYFDAGAAGAGPRSLSSDSGLGGSSDGSSDVLAFGSGSVVDSVTEEEGAESEESSGEADGDAEAEAWGLADVRELHPGLLAHRAARARDLPALAAALAHGAEVNWADAEDEGKTPLVQAVLGGSLIVCEFLLQNGADVNQRDSRGRAPLHHATLLGRTGQVCLFLKRGADQHALDQEQRDPLAIAVQAANADIVTLLRLARMAEEMREAEAAPGPPGALVGSSPTELQFRRCIQEFISLHLEES